The Trinickia acidisoli genome includes a window with the following:
- a CDS encoding cytochrome c biogenesis protein ResB, with amino-acid sequence MSVTTSGYQLKSDRRVLKHAIELLSSMRFAIALLVVLAIASIVGTVLTQDDPYPNYVNQFGPFWADIFRALGLFTVYSAWWFMLILGFLIVSISLCVVRNGPKMIADAKSWKDRVREGSLRAFHHKAEYTVEGVRAETTTRLSVLAGKLGYRYVVRESDGATLVAAKRGALAKIGYIFAHVAIVVICIGGLMDSNLPIKFQMWLFGKSPISTSVVINDISPAHRLSPSNPTFRGYAWVPEGQHVSTAILNQPNGSLIQDLPFSIELKKFVVDYYSTGMPKLFASDIVVLDHRTGKRIPARVEVNKPFNYDGVSIYQSSFQDGGSQMAMTAWPMTGDTIKTMPVDGTIGGSAPLSASMPGVNGQTVEFADFRAINVENITNGSGQTDARGVVVHHSSLEQMLDERLGSGAKSSKPVDLQNVGPSVQYKIRTTDGQAREFNNYMLPVEVDGARYFLAGMRTTPNDPFRYLRIPADDQGSMKEWMLLRAALENPDMRAQAAHRFAQRAVADSNPELRAHLEESAARVLNLFAGADSSAGASAPGAAPGGFQSIAAFIDRSVPKAEQPKAASLLLRMLEGSTWDLWQLAREHAGEADAKPTGSASRFVQDSINALSDSFLYGSPVYLQLDSFKQVQASVFQLTRAPGAKVVYLGSLLLVAGIFSMFYVRERRLWFWLKDSAAGTTVVMAMSTARKTLDFEKEFAMVRDAVGVTLGAAAHDAPVLPSQGAHERTHHPVLDATIDSSSGSQD; translated from the coding sequence ATGAGCGTCACCACCTCGGGTTATCAGTTGAAGTCGGACCGGCGAGTCCTCAAGCACGCGATCGAACTGCTCAGTTCGATGCGCTTCGCGATCGCGCTGCTCGTCGTGCTCGCGATCGCAAGCATCGTGGGGACGGTCCTCACGCAAGACGACCCGTATCCCAACTACGTCAATCAGTTCGGACCATTCTGGGCGGATATCTTCCGCGCGCTGGGGCTTTTCACCGTCTACAGCGCTTGGTGGTTCATGCTCATCCTCGGCTTTTTGATCGTGTCGATCTCGCTGTGCGTGGTGCGCAACGGGCCGAAGATGATCGCCGACGCGAAGAGCTGGAAGGACAGGGTGCGCGAGGGCAGCCTGCGCGCGTTCCACCACAAGGCCGAGTACACCGTCGAGGGCGTGCGTGCCGAAACGACGACGCGGTTGTCGGTGCTGGCCGGCAAGCTCGGCTATCGCTACGTCGTGCGCGAATCGGACGGCGCGACGCTCGTTGCTGCCAAGCGCGGCGCGCTGGCTAAGATCGGCTACATCTTCGCGCACGTGGCCATCGTCGTGATCTGCATCGGCGGTCTGATGGACAGCAACTTGCCGATCAAATTCCAGATGTGGCTGTTCGGCAAATCGCCGATCTCGACGAGCGTGGTCATCAACGACATTTCGCCGGCGCATCGGCTCTCGCCTTCCAACCCGACGTTCCGCGGCTATGCCTGGGTGCCCGAGGGGCAGCACGTCTCGACGGCCATCCTGAATCAGCCGAACGGCTCGTTGATTCAGGATCTGCCGTTTTCGATCGAACTGAAGAAATTCGTCGTCGACTATTATTCGACCGGCATGCCGAAGCTGTTCGCGAGCGATATCGTCGTCCTCGATCACCGGACGGGCAAGCGCATTCCCGCTCGCGTGGAGGTCAACAAGCCGTTCAACTACGACGGCGTGTCGATCTACCAATCGAGCTTCCAGGACGGCGGCTCCCAGATGGCCATGACGGCTTGGCCGATGACGGGCGACACGATCAAGACGATGCCGGTCGACGGCACGATCGGCGGTTCGGCGCCGTTGTCGGCCTCGATGCCGGGCGTGAACGGGCAAACGGTGGAGTTCGCCGATTTCCGCGCCATCAACGTCGAAAACATCACGAACGGCAGCGGGCAGACGGACGCGCGCGGCGTCGTCGTGCACCATTCCTCGCTGGAGCAGATGCTCGACGAGCGGCTCGGCTCGGGCGCCAAGTCTTCCAAGCCGGTCGACCTGCAGAACGTCGGGCCGTCGGTTCAATACAAAATTCGCACCACCGATGGTCAAGCGCGCGAGTTCAACAACTACATGCTGCCCGTCGAAGTCGACGGCGCGCGCTATTTCCTCGCCGGCATGCGCACGACGCCGAACGATCCGTTCCGCTATCTGCGTATCCCCGCCGACGACCAAGGCAGCATGAAAGAGTGGATGTTGCTGCGCGCCGCCCTGGAAAATCCCGACATGCGCGCCCAAGCGGCCCATCGTTTCGCCCAGCGCGCGGTGGCCGATTCGAACCCGGAGTTGCGCGCCCACCTCGAGGAGAGCGCGGCGCGCGTTCTGAACCTGTTCGCCGGAGCCGACAGCAGCGCTGGGGCGAGCGCGCCGGGCGCGGCGCCCGGCGGCTTCCAGTCGATTGCCGCATTCATCGACCGCTCGGTGCCCAAGGCCGAACAGCCGAAGGCGGCATCGCTGCTTTTGCGCATGCTGGAAGGGTCGACGTGGGATTTGTGGCAGCTCGCGCGCGAGCACGCGGGCGAGGCCGACGCCAAGCCGACCGGGAGCGCGAGCCGTTTCGTGCAAGACTCGATCAACGCGCTTTCCGACAGCTTTTTGTATGGATCTCCGGTCTATCTGCAGCTTGATTCATTCAAGCAGGTGCAAGCTTCGGTATTCCAGCTCACGCGCGCGCCGGGTGCCAAAGTGGTGTATCTTGGCAGCTTGCTGCTCGTCGCCGGCATCTTCTCGATGTTCTATGTGCGCGAACGGCGGCTTTGGTTCTGGCTCAAAGATTCGGCTGCGGGCACGACCGTCGTCATGGCGATGTCGACGGCGCGCAAGACGCTCGACTTCGAGAAAGAGTTCGCAATGGTGCGCGACGCCGTCGGCGTCACGCTCGGCGCGGCGGCACACGATGCCCCCGTGTTGCCCAGCCAAGGTGCGCATGAGCGCACACATCATCCGGTGCTCGATGCGACGATCGATTCGTCCTCCGGCTCGCAAGACTGA
- a CDS encoding c-type cytochrome, with product MNRLCKSLKVLQVVAAAGLLSWAAQTRAAETPKPDLNRGQAIATKVCASCHGADGNSASGMFPKLAGQHEAYLVKQLKDFKVQAGAKAAARTNAIMAGMAGALSDQDMINVAAYFAAQTPKPGFAHDAATVSEGQKIYRGGIADRHVPACAACHGPTGMGIPVQYPRLSWQWSDYTVTQLHAFQQGAGARNNSDVMHDVASRLSDNEIKAVADYIAGLH from the coding sequence ATGAATCGACTGTGCAAGTCTTTGAAGGTGCTTCAAGTCGTTGCAGCAGCGGGTTTGTTGAGTTGGGCGGCACAAACGAGAGCGGCGGAAACACCGAAGCCGGATTTGAATCGAGGGCAAGCGATCGCGACGAAGGTCTGCGCTTCTTGCCACGGGGCGGACGGCAACAGCGCGAGCGGGATGTTTCCGAAGTTGGCGGGGCAACACGAAGCCTACCTCGTCAAGCAGTTGAAAGATTTCAAAGTGCAAGCGGGCGCGAAAGCGGCCGCGCGCACGAACGCGATCATGGCCGGCATGGCGGGGGCGCTCTCCGACCAGGACATGATCAACGTGGCCGCGTACTTCGCGGCGCAAACGCCGAAGCCGGGTTTCGCGCACGATGCGGCAACGGTGTCGGAGGGGCAAAAGATTTACCGCGGTGGCATTGCGGATCGGCACGTGCCGGCTTGCGCCGCTTGTCACGGGCCGACGGGAATGGGTATTCCCGTCCAGTACCCGCGTTTGTCGTGGCAGTGGAGCGACTATACGGTTACGCAGCTCCATGCGTTCCAACAGGGCGCAGGTGCACGCAACAACAGCGATGTCATGCACGATGTCGCCTCACGGCTCTCGGATAACGAGATCAAGGCGGTTGCCGACTACATAGCCGGTCTGCATTGA